The Lutibacter profundi region CTTTTACATGACGAATTAATATATTTTGCCTTAATGATAAGCGCAATTCATTGGCTGCGTACTTTTTTATTAAATGAGCTAATAAACGTGCTTTATCTGTATAAAAATTGCCTAAATGAATTTTAATACCAATAGCAAACAATCCTTGTTGTTTTTGTGGAATTACATTGGTTTCCTTCCACAAATTATAAGTCTCCATATTTTTTATTTTAACTGAAGGTATTTTTATTTCAGGTAAAATAATTTCTTTATCAAATTTAGCTGTATCAATTTTATAGGTTTGATTTGAAAGTGCTTTATGCTCCTCTTTAACCAGTTTAACAAACGCTACCAAACCAATTTGCTGTACTAAAAATTTCAATCTGGCTCGTGATCTTTTAGTTCGTTCACCATATCTATCAAACACCCGTAAAACAGCTTCTATTAATGGGATAATTTTATCTACTGAAATAAATTCACACATTACATTTGCCGGCCTTGGTTGCGAACCCAAGCCTCCTCCAATCAGTATTTTAAACCCTTTTTCACCTTTATTTAGTTTCGCTATAAAGCCTAAATCGTTTATAAAACTCAACGCCGTATCTTCATCAGTCCCAGAAAATGAAATTTTAAATTTTCGTCCCATTTCTTGACATATAGGGTTTCTTAAAAAGAATTCAAAAACAGCTTGAGCGTAAGGAGATACATCAAAAGGTTCTTTTATGTCAATTCCAGCAGTTTCTGAAGCTGTAACATTACGAACTGTATTTCCACAAGCTTCTCGTAAGGTAATTTCATCCTGTTCCAATTCAGCCCATAACTCGGGTGTTTTCTCTAAACTCACATGGTGAATTTGAATGTCTTGCCGCGTTGTAATATGCAATCTTCCTCTTGAATATGTATCTGAAACCTCTGCAATTCTATGCAGTTGTTCACTTGAAACTTTTCCGTAGGGAAGTTTAATACGAATCATTTGCACGCCAAACTGACGTTGCCCATAAATACCGCGAGCAAGTCGTAAACTTCTAAAACGTGCTTCGTCAATTTTTCCTTCGTAATAAAGGGCTATTTTATTTTCTAAATCTAGAATATCCTTAGAAATAATAGGGTTTTCAATTTCAGATTTGAAATTTTTCATACTATTTAATTTTTATAATTGGCAACAAGAATCCCTACTTCATAAAAAATATGAAGTGTTTCTACATCCAAAATTTTATTTTTTAATTTTACCTTATAAAACCAACACCAACGGTATTATTTGTTTGAGAATCTATTAAAATAAAGGCTCCGTTTGTTCTGTGTTCTTTAAATGAATCGAAAAAAATAGGTTTATTTAGTTGTAATGATACAGAAGCAATATCGTTCATTTGCAAACTAGAAATATTGGTTTTAACACCTGAAAAATCTGTTTCAATTTTATTGTTTATAGCACTTACTTTAGCTAACACTTTATGAACTCCATGTTGTAATATATACTTAGCTCCTGCTGTTAGTTCTTTGTTACACATCCATGATAGAGTTGCTGTAAATTGTTTTTCAATTTTAGGTAATTCGTTTACTTTTACAATCATATCACCTCTGCTAACATTCACATCATTTTCCAATACTACTGAAATTGAAGATCTACGAGCTGCACTGTTGTATTTTTTTCCATTAAAGTTAATTTCTTTAACCCTTGTTTTTGTTTTTGATGGTAATACAACCACTTCATCACCAACTTTTATTTCACCTCCATATACTTTCCCTGCATAACCTCTATAATCATGAAATTCTGCTGTTTTTGGCCTAATTACATATTGAACTGGAAATCGCATTTTCCCATTGTTATAGATATCTTTTGTATCTAATTTTTCTAAATGTTCCAGTAAAGTTTGTCCTTTATACCATGTCATTATAGTTGATGACTCAACAACATTATCACCTTTTAAAGCACTAACAGGAATAAATGTAATATTTTGATTTTCATAATCACTTTTTGCAACTAGCTTTTGAAAATCACTTTTTATTTCATTGTATCTTTCTTCAGAAAAAGCTACCAAATCCATTTTATTAATAGCTACAATTACATCTTTAATACGAAGCAAATTATTGATAAAAAAGTGACGATACGTTTGTTCTATAACACCGTGTCTTGCATCAATTAATATAATAGCAGCTTGAGATGTTGAGGCTCCTGTTACCATATTTCTGGTGTATTCTACATGGCCTGGAGTATCGGCAATTATATAGCTTCTTGTATTTGTTGAAAAATAGATATGAGCTACATCAATTGTAATACCTTGTTCACGCTCTGCAACTAAACCATCAGTGGCTAATGAAAAATCTAAATAGTCATAGCCTTTTTGTTTGCTACTACGTTCTATGGCTTCTAGTTTGTCTTCTGTTAATGATTTTGTGTCGTATAATAATCTACCTATTAAGGTGCTTTTACCATCATCTACACTTCCTGCTGTTGCTATTTTTAAAACTTCCATTCTTTATATTATTATGAGGTTCTGAAACTACACTTCGACAAGCTCAGTATGACATTTTCAGAATGACATTATTCATATTTAATTGTTAATTATCAATTGCCTAAAAGTACCCTTGTTGTTTTCGTTTTTCCATTGCAGATTCAGAACGTTTATCGTCAATTCGAGCACCACGTTCTGAAATACTTGAATCTCTAATTTCAGCAACAACCTCACTAATTGTTGCAGCATAAGAATCTACCGCTGCGGTACAACTCATATCACCCACCGTTCTAAAACGAACCATGCGTTCTTCTACTTCTTCTTCTTCATCTTTATACACAAAATCTGAGTGAGACCAAATCATTCCATCACGAATAAAAACAGCTCGTTTATGTGCAAAGTAAATTGAAGGAATCTCTAAATTTTCATTTTCAATATAAGTCCAAACATCTAATTCAGTCCAATTTGAAATTGGGAAAACACGTACATTTTGTCCCAAATCAATATTTCCATTTAACATATCAAATAGTTCTGGTCGTTGATTTTTTTCATCCCATTGACCAAAGTCATCACGTACTGAAAATATACGTTCTTTAGCTCTTGCTTTTTCCTCATCTCTACGAGCACCTCCAATACAAGCATCAAATTTAAATTCTTCAATTGCATCTAAAAGTGTAGTAGTTTGTAGCATATTTCTACTTGAATACCTTCCTGTTTCTTCTTTTACTTTTCCTTGATCAATAGAATCTTGAACATTTCTAACAATTAATTCTAAGCCTAATTCTTCAACTAATTTATCTCTAAATGCAATCGTTTCTGGAAAATTATGTCCTGTATCAATATGCATTAAAGGAAATGGTATTTTAGCCGGATAAAAGGCTTTTTCAGCCAATCTAACTAAGGTAATTGAATCTTTTCCTCCTGAAAACAACAATACAGGTTTTTCAAATTGTGCAGCAACTTCTCTCATAATGTAAATTGCTTCGTTTTCTAAATCGTTAATATGTAATTTATCTGTCATTTTTACGGTTTTATGAGTGCAATCCACATTCTCTATTTTCTAAAACTTTTGTTGGGTCAAAATAAGTAAACTCATTTGGGAGCTCATTTACTTTTAAGTAACTGTCTAACTGTTCATCTGTCCAATGATAAAACGGACTCACTTTTAGAATTCCGTTTTTACTTAATGAAACAACACCAATACTATTTCTAAAAGCGGTTTGCCCTTTG contains the following coding sequences:
- a CDS encoding sulfate adenylyltransferase subunit 1, whose protein sequence is MEVLKIATAGSVDDGKSTLIGRLLYDTKSLTEDKLEAIERSSKQKGYDYLDFSLATDGLVAEREQGITIDVAHIYFSTNTRSYIIADTPGHVEYTRNMVTGASTSQAAIILIDARHGVIEQTYRHFFINNLLRIKDVIVAINKMDLVAFSEERYNEIKSDFQKLVAKSDYENQNITFIPVSALKGDNVVESSTIMTWYKGQTLLEHLEKLDTKDIYNNGKMRFPVQYVIRPKTAEFHDYRGYAGKVYGGEIKVGDEVVVLPSKTKTRVKEINFNGKKYNSAARRSSISVVLENDVNVSRGDMIVKVNELPKIEKQFTATLSWMCNKELTAGAKYILQHGVHKVLAKVSAINNKIETDFSGVKTNISSLQMNDIASVSLQLNKPIFFDSFKEHRTNGAFILIDSQTNNTVGVGFIR
- a CDS encoding nitrite/sulfite reductase, producing MKNFKSEIENPIISKDILDLENKIALYYEGKIDEARFRSLRLARGIYGQRQFGVQMIRIKLPYGKVSSEQLHRIAEVSDTYSRGRLHITTRQDIQIHHVSLEKTPELWAELEQDEITLREACGNTVRNVTASETAGIDIKEPFDVSPYAQAVFEFFLRNPICQEMGRKFKISFSGTDEDTALSFINDLGFIAKLNKGEKGFKILIGGGLGSQPRPANVMCEFISVDKIIPLIEAVLRVFDRYGERTKRSRARLKFLVQQIGLVAFVKLVKEEHKALSNQTYKIDTAKFDKEIILPEIKIPSVKIKNMETYNLWKETNVIPQKQQGLFAIGIKIHLGNFYTDKARLLAHLIKKYAANELRLSLRQNILIRHVKEELLPFFYVELKKLGFAETGYNSLVDITACPGTDTCNLGIASSTGITKELEKVLTNEYPHYKNNKDITIKISGCMNACGQHAMAHIGFQGMAIKSGNLVAPALQVLLGGGIIGNGKGRFSDKVIKIPSKRGPEALRYLLNDFETKKEDKETFLKYYDRKQEHYFYKLLKPLADTSNLQQKDFMDWGSNEQYINTVGIGECAGVVIDLVATLLFESEEKIEQAKASLQLNQFSDSAYYAYTSMVNTAKALLLTKEEKTNTQAIIITEFEKLFSDKIKLETPFSEFVYQIKKNKPSKEFTTKYVQDAAFFYKKVTTYRTKTRSNGNNQQA
- the cysD gene encoding sulfate adenylyltransferase subunit CysD → MTDKLHINDLENEAIYIMREVAAQFEKPVLLFSGGKDSITLVRLAEKAFYPAKIPFPLMHIDTGHNFPETIAFRDKLVEELGLELIVRNVQDSIDQGKVKEETGRYSSRNMLQTTTLLDAIEEFKFDACIGGARRDEEKARAKERIFSVRDDFGQWDEKNQRPELFDMLNGNIDLGQNVRVFPISNWTELDVWTYIENENLEIPSIYFAHKRAVFIRDGMIWSHSDFVYKDEEEEVEERMVRFRTVGDMSCTAAVDSYAATISEVVAEIRDSSISERGARIDDKRSESAMEKRKQQGYF